DNA sequence from the Patagioenas fasciata isolate bPatFas1 chromosome 19, bPatFas1.hap1, whole genome shotgun sequence genome:
AGAGCTGCTTCCTCCACCAAATCCCCCTGTAAGCGCATGACCTATGGTATGGCCTACAGCAGAGCCTACAGCGACTCCGGCAGCAGTTGTCGCCATCTGCGCCATCAGGCCAGGCTGCTTCGGTGCAGGAGCAGCCACGGCAGAAGGTGGTGCCGCCGCTGGGACAGGCGCCCGAGCAGCAGGCGCTGGTGATGCAGCTCTCATCGGTGGTGCCCGACTGCAGGAACATAAAGAGAAACCTCATATTATCGAATTCAAACCGGCAGAGGCCGCCTGGTTGCAGGGAACGAGCATGTGCAGTTCCTCCTTGTTACAGCCTGCACGTTGATGGCAAGAACTCAATGTTGTTATTTATGAACAGGGTAAGATTTACAGGCTTCTTTTTGGCTGTTTTAAGGACCAGTCGCAGCCCCACGCCCCAAAGGACCGCGTTATTTCGCGGGAAATGAGATATAACCCAAAAAGGCTGATTAAATAAGGCCTTAATGATCAGGCACCGGATGGCCGGGCCCTGCCGCCCAGCGAGGGCTGAGGAGATCCACTCCCATCCCCGCCAAGCGCTCACCCTGAGCTCAAAGCAGCTGGACCCCCCTCCCCACCGCAGTGCGCCACCCAACCCCGCAATGGCAGAATGGCCTTGGCCGCCTGCGGCCTACCCGGGGGCGGGGAAGGAGAGCGAGAGAAAAGGGTCCAAGCCGCCCTCACCTGGCGGGGGGCGCCACGCGGGACGTGCGGCTCCGGCCGCCCCTCGGCATCGCGGCGAGAGAGGTTCGCTGagcggaggaaaagaaaataaaaagagagaacgCGGCCCTCCcgctgccgcctcccgccgccgcctctgAAGGTCACCCGACCCGCGCCGCGTCACTGCCGGCACACGGGGGCGTGGCTTCCGCCGGCCACGCCTCCGCCGCCGGCCGCGCCTCCTCCatcggccacgccccctccatcGCGTGGCGGGAAAGGGCGGCCGCAGGGAGCGGTGGCGGCGGCTGCTTCTGTGAAAATAAACCGATAAACCGCGTTTTAACGCGCGGCGAGAGTCGCGCTCTCTGGAGAAGGCCAGAGGCGGCACGCGAGACACCCCTCACAGAATCGCTGCGTTTCACCCCAAAAGCTGCGGTTTGCCGCAAACTGCCCCAGGAAGGAGCCAGGGCACCTCCTGCCGCCTTCAACCCCGTGCACACGGCCATCTGCATGGGCTGGCATGTaatcttctctctttttaaatgtatttatcagTTAACTTATTAACTTATTATGTTTTACTCAACGCTTTTACTATAGAATATCTCATGACAGCACCAGGCTCACCGGCTGCTCTGCTAAGGCTGAACCCTGTCCCAGCTCTACCCAGGGCTCTGCACACACAGAGGAACGtggctgcttgcttttttttttttttttgtttttaagaaaaagaaaaaaatctgggaaGTTTGGAGACAGATGGCGAAAGACAGCTTTAAAATACTGGTATTGTGTAGTCGAGGAGAACATGATAAAAATAGCAAATGGAAGAGAATAAATGAAAGTGTAAGTCAGGGCTTCAGCTATGTGATCATGAGGCCATATCCAGAGCTGTTATGATAAAGTGAGCGCCACCGCAGTTACTTTGTTAAATGGAGGGAGTTCTTTAGACAAAACACGGATGATTTGAGGAAGCTGCTGTGAGTTATGAACCTCAGCAGAGCTTCAGAAAAGAATGAACTGTTTAATAAGGAGAAGGGCACATGTTACATCACATAACTTggaatataattaaaatatagCTCTAAGAGTTTACTCCCTAAGTCCCCGTATACCAGAGGTAGAACTGTTGTGAAATTTGATCCCTACTTACTCAGTCGTTAATAACTTAGCACACGATTTGTTTGGTGGTTTATCTTGATCTTACACCCGCAGTGCTGCCTCCTGTCCGCCAGGCGGCGCCACAACCACGCGCCCCGCCACGCCACGCTCCCCCCACGGCCTGACGTGACGTGACGTTGTCGCGGAGCGCCACGTCCGGCGAGGCGGGAGGGGTGGTGTCCCCGCCCAGCGAACCAATGGGGTGCGTGCGCGCATGCGCGGCCGGCCGGCGCCGGGCGCGCGTCGCGGGCTGAGGCGGAGGGAGGGGGTAAGATGGCGGCGCCCGTCCTGCTGCGAGTGTCGGTGCCGCGCTGGGAGCGGGTGGCCCGCTCCGCCGTGTGCGCGGCCGGCATCCTGCTCTCCCTCTACGCCTGCCACCTGGAGCGGGAGAAGGGCCGCGACCTCCACTACCAGGCCCTGTGCGACCTCAGCGAGCGGGTCCGCTGCTCTGCCGCCATCACCTCCAGGTGAGGCGGGGATGGGACCCGGCGGCGCTGCCGCCTCAGGGGGAAAGGGTTGGGGGTGTGGGGAGCGGTGGGGCCTGGAGCGCTGCCTCCGGTGCCTCCGGCGTTAAGGCGGGGGATGCTGGGGGTCCGTCCGGCTCTGTGAGGGGGGCGGCGGCTGCGGGCCGGGACTCGTCCCGGGGGGGCCTCACTGAGGCGTGAAGGGACCCGGGAGCTGGGCCTGTGCTGGGTTCACGGGGCGGGCcggccggggagggggcggcggggctcCCGGTTTCGGCAGCCCCTTGgctggggggttggtgtgggaACGGTTTTATTTGGGGATCACTACGGGCTGGAGCGTGAGACACCCGCGATTCCTGTGTTGTAATCAGTGGCAATTAGCTGGAGTGACAGGCGTTTTAGTGGCGAATGCACGTTACAGTGAAAATGCTGGGGGTGTGACTAGTGGTTGAGGCCAACATAAACATGGGCAATTGTAGATTATTTGATTTGGGTTGTTTTAATTGGAGTATCTGAATTGCATTTTCATTATAATGGTCCCTGGCAACACAGAAGATTGCTTTTGTGATACAGAGGATGTTCTTAATTCAAGAAATAATCAGCATGCCCCAGCAGCAAATGTTCAGTCCAAATCTTGATTTATTTTCCAGGTTTCCTGTCACTAATTATTGAGCTGTTGTTTTCTAAAGGACAATGGTTCTTATTTCTTTTAGGAGAGTCGCTGTATAAATTTTCGTATGCTGCTAGCTTGACTTAAGTAACCAGTTGATTAAATTACAATAATGAAAAGACTTAGTCTGCTGGATAGTTACAAGTGTTACCAGTATAAACATGCTACAGGAAATGCTTTTGGGTGTAATTTGGACACGAAACTCTACTAAAAGCCTGTTCTCAAGTATTTCAACTAAAGAAATAAGATGATTTTTCAGCAATCTCAAAACTGTTTTGCGTGTGCATGAATCTATATATAGGTATATAAAGATATATGTAAAGGTATTCACCAATAATGAGCTGGAAAGGGGAGGGGTTGGATTCTTCAGGAAATGTATATCTTAAATGCTTCCTCTTTTTTTAATGATAACTTTTTTATTATTGTATTAGTGCCTTCAGCTGAATGAGTActtgagtttggttttgtttttattgcaaTGTAACCTGCGTAAAAGCTGTCACAGTTTTTATAAAGGTACTTGCTGTATTATGATAATGAGCCAATGGGCGAGGATATGTGTGTATTCTGTCAGGGTGGAAGCTGGTTACATTGTTTGGTAAAACATACAGGGAACTCTTCTTCTTAAAACCACTTCTGTGGTGACAGAGATGGGATTGTGTAATGTTACAAAAAGATGTGTATCTGTGGATGTCTGAAAGGAGGCTCTTGTGACTGAATGAGGGATTTGACTCTGCTTTTCTGCCTGTCATCAGATAATCTGCAGTTTGTGAAGGTGATTGTTCATCTCTCTGTTTGAAAAGTGTCCTGAATTGAGAAGTTCCAAGAAGACTTCAATAAGCTTGACAGAAAGCTTAAACTTAAAGAATAAAACTATGCGTAGGCTACTGTGATTAAACCACAAATTGTCAATAATCTAAATTTTACTACAGCTATAGAAGTAAAAAAAGAATACGAGGAATTTAAGCACCTCTGTAGTCTGCTTTTGTATAGAATTGGTCCTTCATTAGCTTTTTAGTGTTGTTGTGAATGCTGCTATTGAGACAGGGAATTTGAAGTAATACTTTTAATGCATGTTTACTAAACTTATTGAAGaagtaaaataattcaaattataCTTTGGATATTTCTAATTATGAAGTAATGCCTGGTAATTATAGTGTTCATTAGCAGAACTGCAGCTGAAATGTTGAGTGTGCCATGGTGAGACCTGTAAATACTTTACTGTAGGAATTCTATATGTGAATGGTTAGGGATAAAACCAACTAAAATCTCACTAGCAGTTGCTAGGAGAATTGTGCTTAAAGACTGAAATATTGCAAATGTCAGGATAGCTCAGGGTAGTGAGAGCAGGTGGTAAAAGGAGTTTGTGGAAAAGGAGCGTGCAAGTTCTGTTCAGTCAAACCATATTTGGAGAAGAATGTGCTTTCAATGCCATACAGGGTCCAGACAAAAGAGGAACATTGCTTTAAAAGTAAGACCAGAGGGCAAGCTGTTAAGCTCTGAAGTAGGGATATCACTGAAAGAAATTAAACTTATTCTCCATGTTGCCACAGCGCCCCATCCATCAGTCATTCTCTCTCCAGTTGAATATTCCTTGTTACTGCTACATGACTGAAGTTTCTCCGAAACTTGATTTCTTAAAGGAACTTCTGACTACAATTTAGATTTTGCCAGGACAGTAGTTTCAGATACTATGTTCCACTGTTGTCACAAGTAATGCACATTTCACTTCCCTAAGTTTCTTTTCTCATTAAGCTATTACACTAGCAATCACAAATTATTTGATTACCAGAGTTAACTCTGCAGAGTTAAGTCGGTGACAAACTTGTACTTTGTGGCTTTTTCTGACTTCTAGATTGTTCATTTAGTTGTGTGACTTTTTATTTAAGCTAGATTTGCTGATGGAACTTGGAATGTAACAATCTTCCCATTTTGACTGGCAACCCCAGCAGTGGACTGAGTTTAAAAAGCACATCATGGTGTTGGATTAATTTTAAGTGTAGAGAATGATTAGAATTAGTGTATTCCTCCCTCAGCTGACTTACTTTGTAACTGAGTTCTAGTCTTTGGGGAGGACTTTTTTCCCTAATAAGCTGTTAGGATTTCCAAGTCTTGCTTTTAAGCCAAATCTGGTGTTGGCACAACAATGAGAACACAAATGTTGTAAAAATTACCAGCATGCAGAGGGAGGAGCATGGAAAATCTTAAATCAGAGACTGACTCATCCAGAAGATGACGTTGGAAAGATACCTTCCTAGTATCCTTTATTCAAAATTGGTGTAAGGTGTAAGGTGAGAAAAGGTAGAAGTGGTTTTATGTGGGTTGCAGAAAAGCTTGTCTGGGCCCTTCTTGTGAACCAGTGCACGCAAATGAGGCCCACGTGCCTTTTTTATCCCCCAATATTACTGGTTTTGCAAGGCTTGGCTCTTTTCTAGTCAGCAATATCATTAATCTTAGCCAAGTAGGTTTTGTGAGGCATCTTCAGTTCTCTATACAAAAAGATAGAAGTTTGGTTAAAGTGCAGAAGGGCAGCATGTAGAGCGGCTGGTGGTCATTCAACAGGAACATATTTCTGATTCTTAAGCTACCAAAAGATTTTACATGAAAATGTTGCCTCCTGAGACTCCGCTGTAATCTGTTCTGTAATTTTAAATTGGTTGGTGTTAATTTCTGAGGTTTGCAAATTGTTAGATAGCAGGTGTCACGGTGCTTTTTTCAGTTATTCTGTAGAAAGGATTCATTCCTTTTTCTGTCTGAGGGAAGGTTTGAAGCTCTCTTTTAATTTTATGTCAAAATACAACAAAGGATACAAGTTACTAAAGTTTTataggagcagacgcagtgcttAAAGCGGGGGGGAAGGGACTCAAAGTAGTACCTGTGCTGAGGGGAGAAAACCCTCCCGTGTGAGCTAAGGTTATCTGGGCGGCCGGGCAGCACGTGGGCAAATAGGACTGGGACAGA
Encoded proteins:
- the CHCHD2 gene encoding coiled-coil-helix-coiled-coil-helix domain-containing protein 2, with protein sequence MPRGGRSRTSRVAPPASRAPPMRAASPAPAARAPVPAAAPPSAVAAPAPKQPGLMAQMATTAAGVAVGSAVGHTIGHALTGGFGGGSSSEPARPDITYQEPQAAQPAYQQQQQAQFAPCQYEMKQFLECAQNQTDLKLCEGFSEVLKQCRFANGLA